The following are encoded in a window of Sulfitobacter sp. S190 genomic DNA:
- a CDS encoding DUF1178 family protein: MIKYALTCAQGHAFESWFQSAAAFDALGAAGHLACAVCGDATVKKALMAPRVAPKTAAVAVPDAPAEAEQSSGQSSPPPDAETQIAQLRQHVEQNATYVGGSFAQRARDMHDGTAPEQAIYGEANAQEARKLIEDGVPVLPLPFKPKQKMQ; encoded by the coding sequence ATGATCAAATACGCGCTGACCTGTGCACAGGGCCATGCCTTTGAAAGCTGGTTCCAGAGTGCTGCGGCCTTTGATGCACTCGGCGCGGCGGGGCATCTGGCCTGTGCGGTGTGCGGTGACGCGACGGTCAAAAAGGCGCTGATGGCGCCGCGTGTCGCGCCCAAGACGGCGGCGGTGGCCGTGCCGGACGCGCCCGCCGAAGCCGAACAGTCCAGCGGACAAAGCAGCCCGCCCCCGGACGCGGAGACGCAGATCGCGCAGTTGCGCCAGCACGTGGAGCAGAACGCGACCTATGTGGGCGGCAGCTTTGCCCAACGCGCGCGCGACATGCACGACGGTACCGCGCCCGAGCAGGCCATTTACGGTGAAGCGAACGCGCAAGAGGCCCGCAAGCTGATCGAGGACGGTGTGCCGGTGCTGCCGCTGCCGTTCAAACCGAAACAGAAAATGCAATAA
- a CDS encoding NUDIX hydrolase, which yields MVKQLPISLHGATKGQARTQFAALCYRVKAGKVEVLLVTSRQRKRWIVPKGWPMEGMTPAAGALREAWEEAGVEGIASDACIGVYSYTKARADGTGVPCLAMLYPVRVTRLRKSYPEALQRRRKWVSRKRAAKMVAQKDLAKLIVGFKPG from the coding sequence ATGGTCAAGCAACTTCCCATCAGTCTGCACGGGGCCACCAAGGGGCAGGCGCGCACGCAGTTCGCCGCGCTGTGCTACCGTGTGAAGGCCGGTAAGGTCGAGGTCCTGCTGGTGACATCGCGCCAGCGCAAGCGCTGGATCGTGCCCAAGGGCTGGCCGATGGAGGGGATGACCCCCGCCGCGGGCGCGCTGCGCGAAGCGTGGGAGGAAGCCGGTGTGGAGGGGATCGCCAGCGATGCTTGCATCGGGGTCTATTCGTACACCAAGGCGCGTGCCGATGGCACCGGCGTGCCGTGTCTGGCAATGCTGTATCCGGTGCGGGTGACCCGTTTGCGCAAGTCCTATCCCGAAGCGTTGCAACGGCGCCGCAAGTGGGTGTCGCGCAAGAGGGCGGCCAAGATGGTGGCGCAGAAGGATCTGGCAAAGTTGATCGTGGGGTTCAAACCGGGTTGA
- the modA gene encoding molybdate ABC transporter substrate-binding protein, with the protein MMRMLLALLLLLPLPLAAQDRAVTVFAAASLRDALGAIAQDFGTPVRFSFGGSGSMARQVAAGAPADVVVLAHKDWMAWLVAGGHVDTDAVRSVASGQLVLIGQTGGAALTTPDSATLKAALDGGRLAIGQRDSVPAGSYARDWLRHIGAWDALKPHLAETDNVRAALALVAQGAAPLGVVYAADAAADPRVSVRYAIPPDSHAPITYPAAALTPAGAAFVAHLGSPAAQARLRQYGFGPESG; encoded by the coding sequence ATGATGCGGATGTTGCTGGCCCTTTTGTTGCTGTTGCCCCTGCCCCTCGCGGCGCAGGACCGCGCCGTGACGGTCTTCGCCGCGGCCAGCCTGCGCGACGCGCTCGGCGCAATCGCACAGGATTTCGGCACCCCGGTTCGGTTCAGCTTTGGCGGCTCGGGCAGCATGGCCCGACAGGTCGCAGCCGGCGCTCCTGCGGACGTGGTGGTGCTGGCGCACAAAGACTGGATGGCGTGGCTCGTGGCCGGGGGCCACGTGGATACAGACGCGGTGCGCAGCGTGGCCAGCGGACAACTCGTGCTCATCGGCCAGACGGGCGGGGCCGCGCTCACCACCCCCGACAGCGCCACGCTCAAAGCCGCGCTCGACGGCGGTCGGCTCGCCATTGGCCAGCGCGACAGCGTGCCCGCAGGCAGCTACGCCCGCGACTGGTTGCGCCACATCGGCGCGTGGGACGCCCTGAAACCACATCTGGCCGAAACCGACAATGTGCGCGCCGCGCTGGCCCTTGTAGCCCAGGGCGCGGCCCCTCTCGGCGTGGTCTATGCCGCGGATGCGGCCGCCGATCCGCGGGTATCCGTGCGCTACGCCATTCCCCCCGACAGCCACGCGCCCATCACCTATCCCGCCGCCGCACTGACACCGGCAGGGGCGGCCTTCGTGGCCCACCTCGGCTCGCCCGCAGCACAGGCACGTCTGCGGCAGTACGGCTTCGGGCCCGAAAGCGGCTGA